AGCCTTAATGATCTCCATCGACCATTTCATGACAAATACACACAAGATCCTAGCAATTTCCAGAGCCTTGTTGATGAGGTTGAATCCAGGCCGTACAATGGCCAAAGTGAGTCAAGACTCCAGACTGAAAAGAGACATCAAGTCACTGCTTTCAAGATTGTATCGGGTCTCTTCCTATAGCTCACCAAACTCCATATTTTCATATTGAGTAATGCTCTATGGACACACAATTTATCATAACGGTTGACCTGATAAGTTATTGAACCAATATTACTTTCACATGAAACTAATATAATATAGACATCACTTATATTAGCATCTATCACAATATCCCAGCTCAACTGTTGTGAAAGTTGTGTCTCTAACTCTAAActtatagttttaatttttttttcctctcattgaACATTTGAACACcatatatttatgtattttacAGGTAGATTATGCAAGAAAACATTGGTATGATTATATCTTTCCTCATGATGCAATTCCACCGACCTGGTTCAGTGATCAAAATTTTGGGCAATTCATAAATATGGAGTTGCCTCCAAATTTGCATAATAATTCCGCATGGTTGGGGTTCACAGTATATGCTTTTTATACTATTCAGAAGCAACGAGATGGTTTAGGTTACAAGCAAGTTTCAAgaatttttcttcacttttctgGTCTTTCAGACGAAGTTCCTCATGCACCTTACACGGCCTTTCCCCTCGCTCGAGACGATTTTGATGAGTCATCACCACGACTGATGATATTTTACATACCATGCGTGCTTTTTAAGTTGAATCAGAATCAGTGTAGTTATATTGGGGTTATATTTGAAAGCAATGACCCAGGTGTGGAAGTTAAAATGTGTGGAATCTGTATTGTATATGAGCAAAATGTCGAAGAGTTTGTGCAAACACTTGTTGAGCACATGATAGGGTGTCCAGAAAAGTATCATCACTCAATTGTCATGAATCTCTTAGATCGAGTTGGAATGATGCAAGACTGCAACCatgaaaaagataattttttctctttctcaccaGAAAAGTTCAAATTAACTGGACTAGTATTTCGTTATCACACTTCAACGCAATTGatccatatataatttattagttAAATATTAAGAtatgtatttttgtaattactgataaaacaaattttgtagattcacgtcattatttttattaatagcAATCACAGAATGTAACATCAATAGCTGTGATAAAGACCGTAAAATTTTATGTCCTTAAATTTATTGAAGAAGTAATGATTATGGATTATGAAATTCACAAGAGAACATGAGACCTTTATTTACTTATGTGTGATGATTCAGCATTTTAGAATTCTTAAACTCGTGAATAATTAGTTTATAATCCCAATAATCCCTACATATAAACGAGTGCAattaaattacatatatatatatatatattttaaattttagatacatgaattttcatataattatattttgataaaaaattaaagtataaaTGAAAGCCTGACATGAAATTGAAGTGTATTTAAAATCTGAAGACGTTTGGTATCAAATTATAGGGCAATTAGAAATACGTTTGGCACAAATTCGTTAGCATTCTTCTCACGATAGGTGAGTATTTTTCTCTCTAGGGAGAGACTTTTCTTCTCACATCCTGGGTGAGGATTAGTTAATTCTCAGTGTCtgccttcaaatttttttatgagtttCAATAAGGTCTATTTAGAGTTTTTCCTATTCACATGATGGATTCGAATTTTATGGACAAGTTGCAAAGTATAACTTTGACGGAGGATGAGGGAGAAGTGATTAAGGTTGGGGTCTCACAGAGAGAAAGGATGCTAGAAGAGTGTTCCCTCAGTTTGTTGGGGAGGTTTCTCACAACACGAGTTTTAAATCAGCGTGCAGCCAAGAGTATGCTACGATTTGTGTGGAGGATGGGCTCGAATTTACGCATTGTTGATGTGGGGGATGATCTTTTTCAATTCGAGTTTACAATGGAGAGTCAGTTGAAATGGGTGCTAGCAAATGGTCCGTGGAGTTTTGAGGACCACCCTATGGTATTACGAAGATGGGAGTGAGGTACGACAGCAACTTCGGTTAGATTCTCTTCAATACCGATGTGGGTTCAGGTGTGGGGTTTACCTTTTGATCTGTTAGTGGAAGAGGTGCGTAGAGATATTGGCAGTGGTTTGGGAGAAGTATTGGAAGTTGATTTGAAGGTATTCTCGTCTGACCAAGCTCGCTTTATCAGAGTAAGGGTGGAGTTGCCGTTGGATAAACCGTTACGCCGAGGAGGAGTTGTCATCAGTCCTAAAGGAGATAAGGTTTGCATTGGCTTCAAGTATGAACGTTTAGGTGGGCTTTGCTATCAATGTGGTTGGATTGGTCATGAGGTAAAGGAGTGCTTCGTTCCAAGATACTGAAAACAAGGGTGTTTTCCTTATGGGTAGTGGTTGAAGGCGGGGTACCGTAGAGGCCATGGGGATGCAAACAAAGCAAGACGTAGTTTGGGACGGCAGAACGATGATGCTCAAGCTGAACAAGGTGATCGGATTTCGTCACAATGGAAGGTTACTGAGCAGGGCGTTCCAAAAATTGGAAGTAAAAGTAACTGGTGGTCTCCAGTATAATCGGACAGTCTACCTAAGGATGGTATTGTCGACGGTGCTTCGTTAGAGGGTGCTGGAACAGTTGAGAAGGATTCAATCGTGATTGTGAAGAATCACGTTCTTGTTTTTGAGGAGCTAATTTTGGAGATTGATCGTGCCATCCAAACCGGtttagatttttcattttcaaaagcGAGTCCATCTATCAGCGTACCAGAATCTAGCGCAATTTCCTCGGACTTGATTGAAGTGGTGGTTATGGATGAGGATACTGTCACCTTAAATCGTGGCTTAATGGGAAAACAAGTTGAGCAAAAATCGGGTTTTGAGggattgaaaatatattttaaagttgGATATGGTAACGTGCGTGGAAACAGGAATAATAGTAAGGTCCAGCTCAAAAAAAGTGGTTATCAAGATAAACGTGGGAGGCAATCTTTGCACAGCCCaaaaaaagtggagtttgttaAGGAGTCAACAAATGGAAACCCTATTAAGTCTTTCGTTTTAGATGTGGAACATGGGCACAAAAGGAAGCAAACAGAAAAATTGATTAGGGAGGGTATGAGGTTAAGGgagaaaagaagcaaaaaattGTGGAAAATGAGCAAGGTGTTGGGTCAACAATGGGTTTGATGGAGGTTGTAGGGCAATCATTCCGGGCATGAAGGCAATCcttagaaacaaacaaacaaaaaaaaaaaaaaaaccaaaaaacaaaaaagaaaaagaaaaaatcatcaTTTTAATGCCCATGTATAACAGAAAGGTGTCGTTTGGtagtttttaggttttttggaCATCCAAGTGATCATTCGCTTTTCTTTTAGTAgttagattttgattttttgtctcattgtttttcttttgttttctttgttaaCGATGTAATCGTGCTTCGCTAGTGTTTGCTAGTGATACAAAAGAGAAATTGGGGGTCATATGTCCCTCGTTCTCTTCCCCATTGTATGTTTTGCTTCTTAATTAATAAAGACTATCGTTTCtgctcaaaaaaagaaatacgtTTGGCACAAAATTGAAGTGTAATAAtctaatttggatttttaattaagattgcactttaattaatatattagtaGTTGTAGATTCAcacaatgcatgaaaatatattCTTACTCTGTaatgatataatatataatttattctttGAAATTTATTTACCTTATTATGattaactatttttaaaagatacaaattcattcaaaaaatatatattttgatgatcaACAATTTTCACATAGCCAAAGTTATAAAAGGGAGAGACTGATCTATGATGGAAAGTTAAGAAACACAATAGTGAAACAATAAaacatgtcaaaaaaaaaaaaaaaactggcgTGTTctgttgataaaaaaaaaaaaaaaaaaaaaccaactagGCTTGTATCCCATATCAGGTGTGTGAGTGTAGTTCTTAGTGTTTATATAGAGCTCCGCGTCTCCAACTTAGCAGTTTTGTAAGATGGCATGTTctgttgataaaaaaaaaaaaaaaatgtcaactcAAAGTGGAGTTGTCAAAAACTGCTAAAGCCCATTAAcccaaaagaataaattaaaaaaaaaaaaaaaaaccttagaagaagagagagagagagagagagagagagagagagagagagagagagagattacattttttataatttattgaaaagaaGATGGggagaagaaaattgaaaagaaaaaagaaaaaaagggaggaatagtttttatttttttaatatacagtTGGAGGAAGAGTATCTGtaagatgaaaaattaataatataaagaagaagagcTAAAAAGGGGGAGGGCGAAGTTGGAGAAAAAGTAGAGATTAATTAGATAAAAAATATTGGGGAGATCGAAGAAGAGTCAAAAAGAAGGAAGGGGGATatttaagtaaaattaaaaGAGTGGATTAGTAAAGTTATATATATGGATGGATTTGTAAAATTAGTTAccaaatatattctaaaattaaataattggaGTTGtaaatttaatacattttttatatttgtgaaacaataaaaaataaaaattgatagaaTTAAGAATGATGATGTGAAGTGGTACAATAGGAGAATTGCAAAATCAAATGCAATGTTTCCATCTATAGTATTTGATATAACAAATTTCTTGAAAACACAAATGTTTCTTTATACAAGTTGAATCTACGATGGTGTCTATAACAACAATATCACCCTTTACTCCTACTTATTATAGGCAAAATTTTCCTAATCAAAATATTTATAGGATgggaaaaatttaaatataatactTTAATTGCAAGATTTAATGTACTTAAGTTTTAGGTTTGTAGTTTTACTAGTTGGCTTTTTAGTTTATCTAGAAGAAACCTTTAAGATTTAAATCTTAGTCAAGCTTGATTaacatttctaaattttttttgcatacaGAACCGCTACGAGCAACGTAGTGCTTACAATCACTGTTTTCCTCAAAGGGAAATACCAGAGTGGTTCGGCCATCCGAGTGATGGATTCTCAATAAGAATCTTGCTACCTTCAGATTTTTATGACAATCCTGATTGGATGGGATTTGCATTTTGTGCTGTTTTTGCATTTCACAAGCATCCGACCGCTGTTCGGGATAATTTGGATAAGGGATctgttagaaatacagaataattgtattgtatttcatgaataatagaatatacataagtgcctttatataggaggcagagtgtgcagtacaagtaagtgtgctatacaagtaaacaaggtgggcctaaagcccacataccctaatacatgttaacagcccccctcaaactcaaggtggatgtgagaccaacttgaggttgtcaaccaaagtgcGAAGAcgtcccttaggatgtgacttagtgaagatatctgcaagttgatctttagaagAAACTGAGATCaacttgagagcaccatggacaagatgataacggataaaatgacaatcgatctcgatgtgtttagtccgttcatggaaaacatcattgtgagcaatatgaatggcactctggttgtcacaataaagaggagtagcagaggatgtggatacacctaagtctttgagaagccaccgtagccaaaggagctcagatgtggtatcagcaagggcacgatattctgcttcagtattggagcgggccacatgagtttgtttcttgcttcgccaagaaatcagagaagaaccaagaagaaagtaataaccagtggtggacctgcgatcagtgggatctcttgcccaatcagcatcagaaaatgcacggagaacaagaggagactgagtagagtagaaaagaccatggaagagagtgctctttaggtatcgaagaatacgtagaacagcagcatagtgagtcgatcgtGGAGCAGATAGATACTGactcacctgatgaacagcataggaaatgtctggacgagtgacagtgagataaactaggctgccaaccaaatgtctgtaaagagagggattagacaacgGTTTCCCCCTTGAcggagtcagatgcgcattaagctcaactggagtgtcaacagtcttgctatcagtgagtccagctcgagacaagagttcagaggcatacttggcttgagtaacataaagtccatctgtagaatgagtgatttcaagacccaagaagtagctgagatggccaagatctttcatctcaaactgctgactgagaaaatccttgagttcttgaatgccactgaggtcatcaccagttatgatcatatcatccacatacaggagaagtaaaatagtgcctttgtcagtgcgatgaagaaataaggcagaatcataatgactggccatgtaacctaAGCGAGaaatggtagagctgaatttggcaaaccaagctcgtggagcttgtttaaggccataatattgagacttgctatcgtcgcaacaaacctctagaagccaaataccatgttaaatattagcattgatacaccatgttgaatatgctaatatggatgcggaagcgaaagcataaagtgtagaacacaataacacacgagaggttacgtggttcagcctgacggcctacatccacggaggaaaccctcaagggctacatcaataatatattagagtgtagaaCAAATCTtgtattacaatgaatcataacatgtgtatatatagtagactaaaaactagactaatagacttctagtacaagtaggagacttgacttgcacacaaagtagaattaggcttgggcttatgctaatgggctaatatatctttaacatcccctctcaaactcaagatggaagtttgatgaaatcttgagatttgataaggttgagaaggtcccttgaatgaagtttggctctgtgacggtaatttgaggaaggcaataatcttgcagtgttgatgcgacttctaacggtggcttgactataccggagagttttgacggcagcagtaggaagccaaagaagatgaaatCAGCGAAAAAAAAACACCGAGGAAGACAAAAATTGCTCTTAAAAATACCgcaaggacagaaaaccatggccacaagaaggtggctctgataccatgttagaaatacaaaataattgtattgtatttcatgaataatagaatatacataagtgcctttatataggaggcagagtgtgcagtacaagtaagtgtgctatacaagtaaacaaggtgggcctaaagcccacataccctaatacatGTTAACAGGATCATCTCATCATCTCATCTGTTGTCAGTTGAAGACCAACTTGGGTCCTATGACTCCTCCACTTCACTATCTCATCAGAGAAGAAGATGTGTTAATTTCGTTGTGCCGACGTGCATTCATTTGGGTATCATTCATACCACGAGGGATCCTTTCACCTCAATGGAGTCGCCTCAGGATTGTGGAGTCAATCTTTTATACCAGCATAATTTGCAACAGTTTACATGTGCAATGGTACAATGCTTAACCTCGTATCTTGATTATTTATATGTCATTCGTATATTGTAAGCAGGAGGTAGTCTTTGTAAGATtgccattttcttttgataaattaaGCGGAAGTTACAGCTATGAGAAAGTCTATGAGAAGCAACATTCTACAGGGAGGGCAACTACTGAAATTTTGGAATACAAAACTGGCGCGTTGGTAAGATTTCATTCGTTCATAGGATCTTCTATCCCACGTTTAGTATTTTCCTTTATACTTCACCGATTAAACATATGACATCCTGGTGCATGCATAAAGAACAAATAACCCAAATGAACtagtttattttacttttagttCATTGTGCCACATCATTATCCacttattttcatcattttttttagtacttttttactctttatttccttattaATTTATCACATTACTACTACACTTCTTCCAACCTTTGCCCTCCCCTTTTACCTCTTTTTCTCCTCACTATTCTCTACATAATTGTTATTCTTTCTCCAttccttcattttcattttattttgactcttatTCTCCcggttttcttttctataaatttgatattctctctctctctctctcaaaaagtgattattctccatttttttcGACCTTTTATTCTTTCTGCAACTCTACATAGATTGataagtttttgtgttttttatagTTCTACTTAGGGTTGATACATTGTTGTGTTAGTACGTAGTTATTTATAGATCTACTTTGGTGTTGATAAGTTTATAGTTGTCTCTCCTTTCTTTAgctttagtgtgcgtttggataccgcttactttgctaaaaactaaaaactaaaaaacataaaaaaaaaaaaataataatttctgaTTATTGTTCACTACTGTTCAGCACTGTTCATTGGCCTAAATATACTGTTCATGTCTCATGAATAGTGCATTAAGtgctagtaaaaaaaaaaaaaggcaaaacgtGGATGTGAGAGACGCTATCCAAACGAAGCTTTAGtatgattttaatttgggttattacttaattattttgaaaataagaatttgaatttatattaaaaCACAATATACATGGCTATTTATAAGAATGTGCTTATcaattgtaattttgtgatgagtttttattattaCGATAGTCTTATTAAGAGAAtaagaatttgaataataaatttgaaacttaaaaagtttagttgcaaaaaaaaaaaaaaaaaaaaaaaactgacacaCTATAATAAAAGTTAGAAGAAGCTGAGAGCCTCATATCTCAACTAGTTGACATCTTTTGAGTTTTTCACTTCCACTTTTTAAATCCCTCCTCTcattgtaactatcgaattatcatAACAAAAAATCTTCTAAAATTGTTTCATTTACtaatagaaaaaattatatattataccacaatataaattaattttttcttccctCTCTAATTGCACACTTTATTTCTCTTTTGCAGGACTTTCATCCGTccactttctttactttttgtttctCCCCAAGTAAAATTCAAGATTCGTTCAGTCATCACAATCATGGAAACTCTTTGACAATTGACCTACCCTCAAATTTGTGCCATGATAATGATTTGATGAGACTCATTCTATATGCTTCTTTTTCAATCCATGGAGATATTGAGCCCATTTTGAACTATCTGGAATCTGGAATTCCTCACTTCCTATACTGTAACATCCcgtgagttaaaaaaaaaaaaaaaaaaaaaaaaaaagaggtaagtagctttttaatgggtatttttgaaaaataaccatatcTTATAAATATTGTTGTTGGGTCAAACagattttggaaaattaatggtGGAACTATGTTTTTCTAAAAGGTGTTGTGTTAtgaccctactatatatatgattatatatgaaaatgcataTTCTTATTGCATATGGGGGATTTGCATGATTTGTTAGCAAAGAAAAGACTAGCATCTTTGATTAAATTCTAGAAAATGCGTATTAtggatttattgcattatttgcaaaaatataaagatgctTTATCTTGGCCTATGTTATTTGGGAAGTTAATACAAAATCTCTTTGGCAAGAAATAAGTTGAAGGCATTGAGAACCTTGTGAATATCTTGGGCATTAAAATGTTTTATGAAACTACTTAGAAGTGGAATTATGTATTTTGAATTAAAGTTATGTGAGCTCTTTATGTTCTACCCTTGTGCTGTGACATGTGATTACTCGGTGATTACCTAGCTAGATACTATAGTCTGTGTGACATTAGTATCTTAGCACCCGTCTTTGTGATGGTTATTAGTTCCGGCTTTGTGTCGGCGATGAGTTCCGGCTTTGTGTCGGCAGTTTAGTTTTGGCTTTGTGTCGGCAATGAGTTCCGGCTTTGTGTCGGCGATTATCATGTGGCCTTGGGTTAGATTTTCTGGTTTGGAACGGTGTTGTTATTGCTCACAGTATAATAAGTAGTTTCATGTTGAGATCTTTTGAGGAATATATAGTATGTAATCTCATGAGAACATTTTGAGAAGCTTTATGCTGTGTCAATTTAttcattcttgtcatattatttttgggaaatGGTTTTGTAGAAACTATTTGGAAACTCCCGAATTAAAAGCATGATTTGTAAATTGTTACcatcatgaaacttgcatttcccccaccccctttaattatgctacttactgggctttgtctcattccattattttttataacttttcagagtaggcaacaatcttttgagacagctttttggtggctaatagtagttagactaactactgatggagGCTAAATTTTTGtgtaatggatatattagaTGGTGTACATCTTAGActaggcttgactcattcttttgtatattatagtggttaTGACTGTATTTCCACTGTTGGGACAAGCTGTTGTTATGTAATTGTTGTTTTCAgacctctattcttttgtggcctatggtccttgtaattaatgcttagagctctgacttactCTGAAAGTATATTCTATGGgatgattatgataattcttgttGTTGGCACTTGATAATAATTATgtggattgaattgtcaaaaaggaaaaatttacaGGTACTTGAGACGTCTCTCTCATGTTTTGGaccctttggggtttggggcgtgacagttatggtatcagagcttaggTTATGATTCTGTAGACTTTGAAAATAggaattaattttgatttaagtCAGAGCATTAGGGGTTTGATGAattcttaattttgttcctttgtTTCAGCTTCCACctgctattcttttttttccttacctATCTTTTCTATGTTAACCTTCCATGTTGCCTTGTGATTTACTTGCTTGTTTCTTGGGTATAGGTATAAGTACTTTGGTACACTATGCCTCCTAAAAAGAAAGCACGTAAAGTAAGGCATGTGGATGAGGTTACAGCTCCTGAGCATGGCCATAGGCAACGCCAAGAGCATGAGAGATCTGTCACTCTTGATGGTGGCGAGATTGATAAGGTGGCAGATAGGATTTATGCTAGGATTGCTAGAGTAGTCCAAGGTGGTGAACATAGGAGGGGAGATTGCCTTTTTGGGGAGTTTCGTAAGCAAAACCCTCCAACCTTTGATGGGGGACCTGATCCTATGGCAGCAGAGAATTGGTTGCTAAAGATGGAAAAATTACTGAGAGCCCTTGAATGTACTGATGCTCAGAAGGTGTTGTATGCCACTTATGCTTTTTAAGGTTCTGCTGATAGATGGTGGTCAAGCACTAAGCCATTGTTGAGTACGGAGTTGGGAAGGGGCACTCCCATTACTTGGGAGAAGTTTAAGGAAGTTTTCAGTAGGACATACTTCCCCGATGTAGTGAGGGACCGTAAGGCAAGAGAATTTTCTGATTTGGTTCAGGGGGCTATGACAGTGGAGGAGTATGTTGCTAAGTTTATTGAGCTCTCTCGCTTTGCTCCTTACTTGATTCCGGATGAGTCCAAGAAAGTGAAAAAGTTTCGGGAGGGTCTTGATGGTAGGATTCGCCCTCTCATTATAGCCTCTGGAGTGGATACTTTTACGGAGGCTGTGAAGCGGGCAATGAGTCTTGAAGAAGACTTTAAGTACAACCCCATTTCCAAGGAGAGTGAAAAGAAGCAAGGGCCCTTTAATTCTCAACATGGTAAGGGTCAAGGGCATAAGAAAGGATTCTTTAAAAACTCGGGTAATAGAGGACAATCTTCTAGGCATAGCAAGAGTGCCTATCCTCAGTCTGGTGATAAAAAGTGGCCTTGCATTCGTTGTGGTAAAACCCATGAGGGTCAAACTTGCATGGAGGGAGTAAAGTTATGCTACACTTGTAAGCAACCCGGACACTTTGCTAGGCAATTCCCAACTACCAAGGGCTCGGGTTCCTCTTCCTCATCTCAAGTTGCAAAGGGTAATGACAATGGGAAGAAGGTGCAAGGTAGAGTGTATGCCTTGACTACTCAGGATGCTCAGGCCACGGATACAGTGGTGGCAGGTATACTTCCTTTGTTCTCTGCACATGC
This genomic stretch from Quercus robur chromosome 4, dhQueRobu3.1, whole genome shotgun sequence harbors:
- the LOC126722372 gene encoding uncharacterized protein LOC126722372 — translated: MPPKKKARKVRHVDEVTAPEHGHRQRQEHERSVTLDGGEIDKVADRIYARIARVVQGGEHRRGDCLFGEFRKQNPPTFDGGPDPMAAENWLLKMEKLLRALECSADRWWSSTKPLLSTELGRGTPITWEKFKEVFSRTYFPDVVRDRKAREFSDLVQGAMTVEEYVAKFIELSRFAPYLIPDESKKVKKFREGLDGRIRPLIIASGVDTFTEAVKRAMSLEEDFKYNPISKESEKKQGPFNSQHGKGQGHKKGFFKNSGNRGQSSRHSKSAYPQSGDKKWPCIRCGKTHEGQTCMEGVKLCYTCKQPGHFARQFPTTKGSGSSSSSQVAKGNDNGKKVQGRVYALTTQDAQATDTVVAGILPLFSAHAKVLFYPGSTHSFVSCAFAKNHDKSPELLGFELSVSTPRVIG